Proteins from a single region of Microcoleus sp. AS-A8:
- a CDS encoding ATP-binding protein produces the protein MSQQRPVPRLDLAPKLKRPLSLWNPLDYLRLLYWIFFFPQALRWYTVIFEAGHIPSQEMNWSKQWELLRQNLILRQLLIQGLVLIVVTPLTVNVTLQWIGVPVDWSIVAMSVAMSVAMSVVFGIVSGVVSGMTVGIVYSVVFGVLGGAVWNVMGRLASLAMPGMAVGMMLSVDLGMAMGVAMRVAFAVATDVAFGVVMGVVLGIAMGIKLGMAMGLVWGGAIGVTWIVAMGVAVLRPENWLLGLLLSLRSPPNGRWQIPHITPLPLYSLSSRLKNWLRQDWQTGLQNANQLLAFTLQFIPVIQAVNQVLAETPPDQAIFRVVQLAEAAFDWRLVRFASASLDSALKSKAVKTFFSFPLFFFFPRRWQERLQARFLTDSRLDTPARAAAAGFWHLHEEEPAKAMVAFAVVRSLSYGEEMFALAQTLTAFHDAKEPDTIAALQVPTFPKEPLLRPATWKTIKSLRRVVEDVQVVHRSVSRSTKSFALNRALGELTTILNKGKTLPQAEQGLIVDIAQTWKEALLNVAGEVGEISITKPVSNPYVVGDPVQGNLFVGREDILRQLEELWVMGHQLQPVVLYGHRRMGKTSILLNAANCSGSGVKVAYINLLSLGNSPQGVGEVLMAISDAISEAVGCTPPTDADLLNLPYRTFERYLKQVEAHLSGGLIVALDEFEKIEELIEAEKISKDFMGYLRGLVQMSSKVAFAFAGLHTLEEMTADYFQPFFASVIPIHVGFLQPGATRQILANPDEDFPLDYIPEALDQIYALTAGQPYLVQLVGFQLVRRYNDYVFEQGRPRDPVFTVEDVEAVINDPEFFKRGRYYFDGVWGQATRGASGQQAILKALAPHPQGLSIDSVAQATAMDEETLQEALKTLMRHDVVREREGCWQIIVELFRRWVLQA, from the coding sequence ATGAGCCAACAGCGCCCTGTTCCACGCTTAGACTTAGCACCCAAGCTGAAGCGTCCCCTGTCATTGTGGAATCCGCTCGATTACCTGCGGTTGTTGTACTGGATCTTTTTCTTCCCTCAGGCTTTGCGGTGGTATACGGTCATCTTCGAGGCTGGGCATATTCCTAGCCAGGAAATGAATTGGTCAAAGCAATGGGAGTTGCTGCGTCAGAATCTCATCCTGCGCCAGTTGCTCATACAGGGGTTGGTGTTAATAGTTGTTACACCGCTAACGGTGAATGTAACTCTTCAGTGGATAGGTGTTCCCGTTGATTGGTCGATTGTGGCGATGAGCGTGGCGATGAGCGTGGCGATGAGCGTGGTGTTCGGCATAGTGAGCGGCGTGGTGTCGGGCATGACAGTAGGCATAGTATATAGCGTGGTGTTCGGCGTACTGGGTGGCGCAGTGTGGAACGTGATGGGTCGTCTGGCTTCGCTCGCAATGCCGGGCATGGCGGTGGGCATGATGTTGAGCGTGGACTTGGGCATGGCAATGGGTGTGGCGATGCGCGTAGCGTTTGCCGTGGCTACGGATGTGGCGTTTGGCGTGGTGATGGGTGTGGTGTTGGGTATTGCAATGGGCATAAAGTTGGGCATGGCGATGGGTCTGGTGTGGGGCGGGGCGATAGGCGTAACGTGGATCGTGGCGATGGGTGTAGCGGTACTCCGTCCAGAGAATTGGCTGTTGGGTCTACTGCTCTCTCTGCGCTCACCTCCAAATGGACGCTGGCAGATCCCCCATATCACACCACTTCCGCTCTACTCGCTATCTTCTCGGCTGAAAAACTGGCTGCGGCAGGATTGGCAAACGGGTCTGCAGAACGCTAACCAACTGCTGGCTTTCACTCTTCAGTTCATCCCTGTTATCCAGGCTGTAAATCAGGTGCTGGCTGAAACGCCTCCAGATCAAGCCATTTTTCGCGTAGTTCAGCTAGCTGAAGCAGCTTTTGATTGGAGGTTAGTTCGTTTTGCCTCCGCTTCTCTGGACTCAGCGCTTAAGTCAAAGGCTGTAAAAACTTTCTTCTCCTTCCCTTTGTTCTTTTTCTTCCCTCGTCGTTGGCAGGAACGTCTCCAAGCTCGTTTTTTAACAGATAGCAGATTAGATACCCCTGCCCGTGCTGCTGCTGCTGGTTTTTGGCACCTGCATGAAGAAGAACCAGCAAAAGCAATGGTGGCTTTTGCAGTGGTGCGTTCTCTTTCCTATGGTGAGGAAATGTTTGCCCTCGCCCAAACGCTAACCGCCTTTCATGACGCTAAGGAGCCAGACACGATTGCTGCCCTTCAAGTACCTACTTTCCCAAAGGAACCCCTTCTCCGTCCAGCTACCTGGAAAACGATTAAATCTCTACGTCGAGTAGTTGAGGATGTCCAGGTTGTTCACCGCAGCGTGTCTCGTTCCACAAAATCCTTTGCTCTCAATCGAGCATTAGGAGAACTGACAACCATCCTGAACAAAGGCAAAACTCTACCCCAAGCAGAACAAGGGTTAATCGTAGACATTGCTCAGACTTGGAAAGAAGCCCTGCTGAATGTAGCTGGAGAGGTGGGGGAAATTTCCATCACCAAACCTGTCAGTAATCCCTATGTGGTCGGCGATCCAGTTCAGGGAAATCTCTTCGTCGGGCGGGAAGACATACTCAGACAACTAGAAGAACTCTGGGTTATGGGTCATCAACTACAACCAGTCGTTCTCTACGGTCACCGCCGCATGGGCAAAACCTCCATCCTTCTTAACGCTGCTAACTGTTCAGGGTCAGGGGTAAAGGTAGCCTATATCAACCTACTGAGTTTGGGAAATAGCCCTCAAGGAGTCGGGGAAGTACTGATGGCGATTAGTGATGCAATTTCCGAGGCAGTAGGCTGCACGCCTCCAACTGATGCCGATTTACTGAACCTTCCCTACCGTACCTTTGAACGCTATTTGAAACAGGTCGAAGCACATCTTAGCGGTGGGTTAATTGTCGCCCTAGACGAATTCGAGAAAATCGAGGAACTGATAGAAGCTGAGAAAATCTCCAAAGACTTTATGGGGTATCTGCGGGGGCTAGTGCAAATGAGTTCCAAAGTGGCATTCGCCTTTGCAGGTTTGCACACCTTGGAAGAGATGACAGCCGATTACTTCCAACCCTTCTTCGCCAGCGTCATCCCCATCCACGTTGGCTTCCTGCAACCTGGGGCTACCCGCCAGATTCTCGCCAACCCAGATGAAGACTTCCCCCTCGACTACATCCCCGAAGCGCTAGACCAAATCTACGCCCTCACAGCAGGTCAACCCTATTTAGTTCAGCTCGTAGGATTCCAGCTCGTTCGCCGCTACAATGACTATGTTTTCGAGCAAGGACGCCCCCGCGACCCAGTCTTCACCGTAGAAGATGTCGAAGCTGTCATCAACGACCCCGAATTCTTCAAGCGAGGGCGCTACTACTTCGATGGCGTTTGGGGTCAGGCAACACGAGGCGCTTCTGGGCAGCAGGCGATACTAAAAGCATTAGCACCTCACCCACAGGGATTAAGCATCGACTCTGTAGCTCAGGCTACAGCAATGGATGAGGAAACGTTACAAGAAGCTCTCAAGACTTTGATGCGCCATGACGTAGTTCGAGAGAGAGAGGGGTGCTGGCAAATTATTGTGGAACTCTTCCGTCGTTGGGTTTTGCAAGCTTAA